The sequence AGTTAGGCATCATGACAATCTCCTAGTAGATAGTGGTGAGTGCATATTCTATTTTGAAGTTCAATATTTATATTCAACTCATTGATAAATGGGGACGGTGAATGATGGACATCTtggattttatttcttttaaatgatTGATGCAGACTAATCTGGGTGTGGAAGTAGAAACTGTTAATAATCAAAATTCGGTTTCACTGACCAAAGGCCACAAGTTAGAATGTTCTGTTttctcttgtattttttttccctttaaggTCTATTTGGAACAAAAGGTATAGGTTATTCCCCTTAGGAACTCATTTGGAAAGAAAGATATAGGTTATTCCTATGAAGGTCTAATTTGGAATGGAAGACATAGGATTCTAATTGGTAGGAGTTTTTTCCCCAAAACAAATTTCGtcgattaaataaaaaattctttCATTCAGGTCTATAGTCAATTACACCTTCCATGATATATTTGTATAAGTTGTATTCTCTTGTTCACTCGTTGAAGATATTGAAcgtattaaatatttaatttttccatTTATAACTCAACCAATTTCAtgcctatgcaaatctaaatcTGCAACGTGAAATCAATGTTCATTTTAGACTGGACTTACATTATCGTGTGCTCTGATTCAATCAGTTCATCCACTTTTTGAAGATAATAGTACAAAGACTTTGAGACAACAACATGCAGAGGATGATGAGGAAAGATTTCAAGCTGACCTTAAGAAGGCTGTACGCCAGAGCCTTGGTTAGGTTCCCCTCGTGTCTTTTCTGTTTTTGCTTTTAGATGCACTCTTATGgttttaatttggttaatcTGTATTTGGCAgggaaaattgttaaaaaaaaggcACATTTCTTTTACGGGatgctttattattattattgttttttttttttgttgacaaTTTTTGCCCATAGATTTGCTCATATGTTTTTGTATGTAATAGAGCTCCATTGGCTGTCAAACATGTTTTGATGAGATGGAACCATGTTTTTTCCttcttgttttttgtattttgtttttagcaATCTTTTAGTTTCCGTCTCATGATTCTATATGATTTTATATAGTTCATTGGATTCAGGATATGATTGTCTCGAAATGTCGCATTATAAATTTGTAATAACTAAATAAAGCCATATAAGGTAATGTACTTTTTTATGTCAATTTTTAATCTGCTTTGACCTGGATGAATCAATAGATTTCTAGAGGTTTCCTGCATTTATGGGCTCTTGTTTCTGTTTCCTTTTCTGTATAGTAGTTACAATATTATCTAACTGTATTTCTAATGTTTTCTCAGATGCATTTCAAGAACAGCAGAAATTGCCCTCGATTTCAAGTTCCAAGACACCATTGATCAGTTGCGGTGAAGTAGATAGTAGTGATCTTGCATCAAATGAATTCAATGTAGACAATGTGCAGGGAGCAGATATTTATGGTACAGGACTTAAGAATGAAGTTGGTGAATATAATTGCTTCCTGAATGTGATTATTCAGGTGAGTGCATGACAGAAGAAGGTTATACTTCAGTTTGCAGTTTGCTAGTTCTTTGTTCTGCTTTCTGCATATTGAGTCTAAAGTGTTGTCTTATTCTCAGTCCTTATGGCATTTAAGACGGTTTCGAGAAGAGTTCCTGAGAAGATCTATGACTGAGCATGTTCATGTTGGGGATCCCTGTGTTGTCTGTGCATTATATGAAATCTTCACTGCCTTGAGCATGGCATCGGCAGATGCTAGAAGAGAAGCAGTTGCCCCCACTTCTTTGAGAATAGCACTAAGCACTCTTTGTCCAGATAGTAATTTTTTCCAAGAGGTAGTTTTGCATACCTCTGTCCCTGGTTTTTGATGCCTACCACTTaaaatgaagaaagtgattCTACTCTACTTAACTTCTTGCAGTAATTATGAGCAAATCTACCACTAATTTTTGGTGCTTATTTAGGGCCAGATGAATGATGCGTCTGAAGTGCTAGCAGTCATATTTGATTGCTTACACCAGTCATTGACTCCTAGTTCAAGCATTTCTGATACAGAATCAGTAGAAAGCAATTGCATGGGGTCGTGGGACTGTGCAAGTGACACTTGTTTGGTACATTCCATCTTTGGCATGGACATTTTTGAACGAATGAATTGCTATAGTTGTGGCCTGGAATCTAGACATCTGAAGTACACTTCCTTCTTTCACAATATAAATGCCAGTGCCCTTCGAACAATGAAGGTAGTAGAATCCGCCTTTCCCTTGTGTTGAAGATCGTAGTTTTAAGGACAGTATTCTTTTCTAGTATTCCTCTTATTCAATTTTCTTCACTATCCAGGTTATGTGCACAGAAAGCTCCTTTGATGAACTTCTAAATGTTGTTGAAATGAATCATCAGCTAGCTTGTGATTTGGATGTTGGTGGTTGTGGAAAGCTCAATTACATTCATCACTTTCTCTCTGCACCACCACATGTGTTTACAACAGGTATTCTAAATAATTTTCATCCGACTCCTACTCACCCTGCTTCCCTCCCTCCCATTACCCGTCATTCCTTATTCATGATGTTTTACCTGTATATAATTTTGTCATTGTAGTCTTGGGCTGGCAGAACACTTGTGAGAGCGCTGATGACATAACGGCGACATTAGCTGCTCTGAGTACTGAGATAGATATCAGTGTTCTTTATCGGGGTCTAGATCCAAAGAATACTCATAATTTGGTATCAGTGGTATGTACTATTCTTTCTTAATTTATATGTGTATGTACTCTTAGGTTGGAGCTTATTTTAACATGTCAAAATTGTTTTACTGGGAGGTTATTTCGTTGAGTGGTTTGGCGAATTTTCatgggtatggaatttaattccttatgcatcatgACCGTGGATTTTGAGGATACCTAATAGTCATTGATATTTAAAACATGTCAACCATGGTTTCGAGTAATTCTAGGCATTCATGAACATTTGGAACACCcgggcttcttcttcttcttctttttttaatgaGGATATTCATGATGATTTTTGTTACCAGTTTTTCCCTTGTCTGTTTACTACTTTCCTGTTGAGGTGAGCATGGATTCTGCTCAAATTTGATgcaattgaattttattattattctttatgttgatttatgccttaatatttgattttattagctCTAATGATAATGTAATTATTTTTGTAGGATTctttcattctatgtgattaggTCTGCATTCTATTTAACTTAGGGCTTTGTACTATTCTAAAAATAAGAAAGTGAGGAATAATTCAATGATATTCCAACTTTGCCACACTTTCTTACTTTGTCTAAACTAGTAATATTATTTGTAACTCGTTTatctatattttgtttttcatcAAGCATATTTTGCCCACAAAAAACAATAATCTAGCATCTTCAGAGATCCTAAATACACCAAACACAGCTATCTCACAGTTTAAGATGGTTAAAAGTTTATTATTATGCATGACACGATCTGCTCTAACAACTCTTAATACTTGAATCAGATGACCTTTTGGGGTTTTAATGTAAGGTCACATTTGGATGCTAATTTTGGTGCAAGGCCTTAAATTAATCATCTATAAGCACAGCCATTGTCTTGCTAAGAAATCAACATTGTCTTCTTAAGTAATGTACCGGCgcttcttgagtagatgtttgTTCGTATATCATCTTTAAACATGTTGGTTCATTATGGATTTGCCGAAAGATGGAGTATTCAGTTCTCAGTTCTCTGATATGTGCGTCCAATTTTGTAGGTTTGCTATTATGGACAACACTATCATTGTTTTGCCTACAGTCACGAGAAGAAATGCTGGTTAAAGTATGATGATAGAACTGTTAAGGTAAGTTCTTATCTTCCCCTACTTCCAtgcacccccccccccccccccccctctttTGGTGTGGGTGTGGGGGTTCTTCTTCCTTTCATGTGACATAAGCTGTGCTCATCATACCTAGGTAATTGGCGGCTGGCCTGATGTTCTTACCATGTGCGAAAAAGGACATTTGCAGCCTCAGGTTCTTTTCTTTGAAGCTGTAAATTAGCGATATTGGAACTGTTTCATTAGCCATACTGGTGGGACGTGGTTTACATTTGATTTCTGCCTCGGCAAGTTGTTTATAGGGAAGACTTGCCATGTACATCCACAGAATTCAGACAGTGCGTGTAATATtggtttcaaaagaaaatttttgatCGGATCATAGCATAAATCTCTGAGTTTTCTGATACAATCAACGAATTTTTGGAGAAGATCTGGTCCTCGAGGAGAATATTGTAAGTAAGATAGGTTTTCTTCTAAATTGAGGGAGCCAGATGATTGGAGAGCCAAAAGTTAGATAGACCACCCAGGTTTCTGCCTCTGGAATTCCTTCTTGGTTTTGATCCTTTAGATAAGGTTGTCAGAGAAGGTAAGAAACAATACTAAATGGGTGATTTTTTGTGATATCTTACCTAGGATGTTATAGCTGTATCATAAGATGTCAAGTTGTTGAGAAGACCAACATAGCGAACAGTTAAGACAGTCTAGTTAGAGATAATGCTAGATgtttttcatcttcatttacttttCTGCAGTTTTAGGTGCTGTATAGTTCCAATTAAAATCACTTAGGATGTTATACACTCAATATTTTGTCATCCAAATTTCAAAGAATCAATATGAATCAGTCTTCAAGTTCCCTATTCTGCATTTGGTGTTATTTGGATTTATTTAATATCTTACATCTTCTCTGTTTACTGATACAATAAATCTCGTCAATTATTTCAAGTTGTAGTCGATGCATACCTCTGTAGTGGATGAGAACAAATCATAGCGAAACTTGAggttttatttattaacttagaagcAATTTCATTGATATTAGTTGACTGCTTATGAGTGTAAGATTTGGGTGACTGCTTATGAGTGTAAGATTTGGGGCTTGCAAAAATGAATGACTCAACAAACTTGTTAGCAGCCTGTCATTGCTAGCCAAGTCTTTATTTCAGATTTATGTATCCAAGCAAATTGATGATTTATATGTGCTTCAGCCTTCAACAAACGTCCTTGTAATGCATAATGCTTGTACTTTTGTCAATATATGGAAAACTTCATTTTTAGAGACTATACATTGAGACAAAAGCTATAGATTTGTACTTCAAAAATTTGCAACTCCACCCCATCTCTATGGATGGTTTGCACATGACAAGCAGGCCATGTTTTATTTCCATTCAATTTGTTTCACTCAGCACAAGCTCATCCTTCTATAAATGTGCTTGGAAAGAATCGATCTATTCAAAATCCAGTGGAATTACAAAACCCTAGTATTATATGAACCACAACAGGGACATTTATGGTACAACCAGTGGAATGGTGCTGTTCCACGCTTCTCACAGTCATTACACAATATGACCTGCAATTTCATTTACCTATCAGTACACGTTTTAAGGAAACGTTTAAATGCATGAAATTCACTGAAAAAGAAAACTCCAGAGCTAATTTTTAGGTCCCATTCGTATCAGTTATCAATTAAAGACGAACCTGAGTTTTTCCAGAATACTCTTCTGGAATTTTCTCTTCAGCCAACAATGCGTCCAACATCTCAAAGTACACCTGCATGACAGTGTAATTAAGCTAACATAACCAAACAGTTGACCATTTATTTACAAAACTTCCTAAGCTGTAGCTTATAACCAACCTGCATGTCTCCCAGCGACTTGCTACAGATAGGGCAGGTATAATGAGTGTAGGTGTATTCCTAAGTGCAGCAGAATGTCGTTAGAGCAAGATTATTATACGTTTCATCGTGCAACATTTAACTGTTCGATAGAACAAGAAAACCTACCTGGAAACATGCTGAATGCATCAAATGGCCACATGGAAGGGACTTGACTGGAAGGGTGGAAGTGAAGATGTATTCATGGCAAATAGGGCAGTTGTCTTCAAGGCACTTCTCTCTGCATACATGGACTGAAAGTGCCCGAGACATACAAGCGTTGCAGTTCATGCAATGGAAGTAGTCAATGCCCAATCCCTTCCCGACTCGACATAGGTTGCAGTATGGACAGTGGTAGATATCTCTATTCAACAAAAACTTAAAAGCTTCAATAATCTATAATACCGAACAAAATGAATCGTATCATTGAGATAAACTTACCTTGAATCGTCGAATAGTTTGCAGATCTTGCAGAAGTATTTTCCCATGGACAAATTACCACAAGAGAGAGTTGAACATGTCTTGCCAATTGGCTGAACTACCAAGCAGTTCATGCACATCATCTTTGTGATGGATTTTCTGTACATGAATGTCAAAATGATAGAATGTAAGAACCTCTTTACTTAAAGATATAAGTAGCAGACCGAGATCATATAGATCGTGTAACCTGTCCAGTGAGTGATCGGTAGCCTCGTCGTGACAATGTATGCATGTATATAGTTGGTTGCAACACGGAGCTAGAAGCTTGCAGTTTCTTTTGTAATGTTTGCAGCCAAATTCTTTCTTCAAGGAATCCCTATATGATGGATACTGACCAGCAAATCCTTGGCTTTCTGTTATTGTCTCTAATTGTGAATGGTTCTTTGCAATCCAACGGCTgagacaaaataaaataaaaatgtgaacttgaagtcaAATTCATCAGCAGATAAAAGCATAAAAGCTGATtgtaaattgaataaaatttgagacCATGGGAGAACTTGGTGTATTTAGTTATGCTATGGTTGAATGAATACTTCTTACCAACCTCATTAGCAAATTCTGTATCAAGTGGGATTTACTTTTGGAGTCTAAGGACGAGTCTCTTGATACCCTTCTTATTACAGCCTCCAGATCTTCTTGACTAATTGTAAGAAGGTGATCATGTTGGCTTGATTTCTTACCTTCTTCAGGTCGTTCTGTTTCAGTCACATGTTCTGCGGTTGCATCGGTATCCCTATCGCCAACCCCATGAGAAACAAGTTTTGTAGATTCTTCAAATGTTTCATTATGTTGGCTGTCATCAAAATCTTTTACATCattcaaattgaacatttctGTCTTGTTGGCATCGGTAACATGACACTGATGTTCCTTCTGTGCTGAGCTGATGGTTTTTCCAAAAAGATTTCCTTCACATACATCCGTTACTTCCTTGGATAGATATTTTGAGATGATTTCCAAAGGATCTAAAGTCAATGGAGGAGTAATAGTTTTCACCTCGACTGCCACCTGCTCATGGTCATAACCTTCCCACCACTCTTTTAACCATTCATTGAACATAGTATTTCTTGTTACCTTGTGGAACATAGACATCATGTCATGTTGATCAGAAGGTTTTAAATATGCCATTTGCCAAGGTATCATATCTTGCAATATTTCGGCTTTTGTTCTACCAAATATTGCTCCAATAAGCGTTTCTTGTTCGTCGATCGTAAAGAATTCTCTGAACAAGGACCAAAGCTCAATTTCTTCACGATCGACGTGGTCAGAGAGTGACTTGTGCAAAGATTTGCACAAATCATGGAGTTCCAAACACAGCTGCCGGTGACAAAACATTTTCCTATCAGCATTGACATAAAAAATTGAAGAGTGCAATTCAGACATTTCATTAAGAATGAAGGATATTTTATTGAATTGGTGTACTTCCAGTTTATGATCAATAGTGTAAGAGTAGCTAATGTTTTGAAACTTTCCCTTCTTCTCCAAAGCTGGAAAAGCAATCTGGTCCTCAGCATCTGTATGGATCTGATATAAAAATTTCACCATTTGGAACCGCCTTTGAAACTCTGCCAAGATCCCAACATGTTCAACCAGTTTAGCTGAACCAAGAACAAAGTAATCCAATTCTTTCTTGAGAGCTTtgtggaagaagaaaatgaggtCGATTGGTTTTGGCTGACTAAAAGCGGAATGTGGGCGTTCTTCGTAAAGATGTT comes from Benincasa hispida cultivar B227 chromosome 2, ASM972705v1, whole genome shotgun sequence and encodes:
- the LOC120072340 gene encoding zinc finger protein BRUTUS-like At1g74770; amino-acid sequence: MDGVAADSSDSSSNSKLHHDSPSTPPQAAHDYYYSDSGLASVPLTEAPILLLIKFHRALRLELADLRRVTLAAAESGGYDGEFVSGLIRRVEFLKLAYKYHCAAEDEVVFPALDLHTKNVISTYYLEHESLDGLFTSISEYCEEINGENKDISKPFQELVFCLGTIQTTICQHMIKEEEQVFPLLMKEFSAKEQASLVWQFICSVPMILLEELLPWMMSFLPSEQQSEVVNCLRDVVPNEKLLQEVIMSWLGSTEKPWRDVEAEDIKLHSSQENGQSPVDSLHLWHGAIMKDLKEVLKCLFQVKSFTSTALSNLDSLLVQIKFLADVILFYRKASEKFFHPVFNQHSDVCLIVSDQSFLSDGHIEGLQQLLQNGAQDTIPLSNFLEKLCWDMELFVVRVSKQFTFQETKVLPVIRKSCSHKTQQQLLYMSLRTLPLGLLKCIITWFSAHLTEEELRSVLHTKSQGDFRVNNALVALLHDWFRIGYSGKTSVEQFGQDLQKIFKTRSYFLHKNVEQMKEVAGTSSSSLNARSYKGSNSEEIGLHSTNKDKSFVSNSSPSVSCTASVYGTSYSSGINLQIHFPGTVKVPCPYTKHLYEERPHSAFSQPKPIDLIFFFHKALKKELDYFVLGSAKLVEHVGILAEFQRRFQMVKFLYQIHTDAEDQIAFPALEKKGKFQNISYSYTIDHKLEVHQFNKISFILNEMSELHSSIFYVNADRKMFCHRQLCLELHDLCKSLHKSLSDHVDREEIELWSLFREFFTIDEQETLIGAIFGRTKAEILQDMIPWQMAYLKPSDQHDMMSMFHKVTRNTMFNEWLKEWWEGYDHEQVAVEVKTITPPLTLDPLEIISKYLSKEVTDVCEGNLFGKTISSAQKEHQCHVTDANKTEMFNLNDVKDFDDSQHNETFEESTKLVSHGVGDRDTDATAEHVTETERPEEGKKSSQHDHLLTISQEDLEAVIRRVSRDSSLDSKSKSHLIQNLLMSRWIAKNHSQLETITESQGFAGQYPSYRDSLKKEFGCKHYKRNCKLLAPCCNQLYTCIHCHDEATDHSLDRKSITKMMCMNCLVVQPIGKTCSTLSCGNLSMGKYFCKICKLFDDSRDIYHCPYCNLCRVGKGLGIDYFHCMNCNACMSRALSVHVCREKCLEDNCPICHEYIFTSTLPVKSLPCGHLMHSACFQEYTYTHYTCPICSKSLGDMQVYFEMLDALLAEEKIPEEYSGKTQVILCNDCEKRGTAPFHWLYHKCPCCGSYNTRVL